A section of the Euwallacea fornicatus isolate EFF26 chromosome 12, ASM4011564v1, whole genome shotgun sequence genome encodes:
- the LOC136342744 gene encoding transcriptional repressor protein YY1-like isoform X1, producing MADRPNVMCEVEIQPDIQECVEIETIPVDMSDAVETIVEYGEPIMTSQGLEGRELILETHEEIIDDSGDPLNIYDVPVPEQGDMYTEATAGPSKKRKSIKNRSIIRRENEFLLSDMHVETKPRKWEQKQVQIKTMEGEFSVTMWASGASDDEGSNPEPDPDYTEYMTGKKLSQEGMPGLDLSDPKQLAEFARPGLKSPRVRRPNQDMSERTIACPHKGCNKMFRDNSAMRKHLHTHGPRVHVCAECGKAFVESSKLKRHQLVHTGEKPFQCTFEGCGKRFSLDFNLRTHVRIHTGDRPYVCPFDGCNKKFAQSTNLKSHILTHAKAKSRNNVQNRAGNNMQMIQSPFVQVEVADPEYIVYTD from the exons ATGGCGGATCGTCCCAATGTGATGTGCGAAGTGGAAATTCAACCGGATATTCAAGAATGCGTTGAAATTGAGACTATCCCAGTTGATATGAGCGATGCCGTGGAAACAATTGTGGAGTATGGCGAACCTATTATGACCTCTCAAGGCCTGGAGGGCCGAGAGCTTATTTTAGAAACACATGAAGAAATTATAGACGATTCGGGGGaccctttaaatatttacgatGTGCCAGTACCCGAACAGGGTGATATGTATACTGAAGCTACCGCGGGCCCTTCTAAAAAGCGAAAATCCATCAAGAATCGTAGCATAATTAGACGGGAAAACGAGTTTTTGCTTAGTGATATGCACGTCGAAACAAAACCTAGAAAATGGGAGCAGAAGCAAGTTCAGATCAAAACTATGGAAGGAGAGTTTTCTGTTACCATGTGGGCATCAGGAGCTAGTGATG ATGAAGGTTCCAACCCTGAACCAGATCCGGATTACACTGAATACATGACAGGCAAGAAgctatctcaagaaggaatgcCAGGACTAGATTTATCAGATCCCAAACAATTAGCCGAATTTGCCCGACCAGGATTAAAGAGCCCTAGAGTAAGACGCCCAAATCAGGACATGTCTGAAAGAACTATCg CTTGTCCTCATAAAGGGTGCAACAAAATGTTTAGAGATAATTCGGCAATGAGAAAACATTTACATACACATGGGCCAAGAGTTCATGTTTGTGCAGAATGTGGAAAAGCATTTGTAGAAAGtagcaaattaaaaagacaTCAG cTTGTTCACACAGGAGAAAAACCATTCCAATGTACATTTGAAGGTTGCGGTAAAAGATTTAGTCTTGATTTCAACCTGAG AACCCACGTTAGGATACATACTGGAGACAGGCCATATGTGTGTCCATTTGATGGCTGCAACAAGAAATTCGCTCAATCAACGAATCTAAAAAGTCACATTTTAACACATGCCAAAGCTAA atCAAGAAACAATGTACAAAACCGAGCTGGAAATAACATGCAAATGATCCAGTCCCCGTTCGTTCAAGTGGAGGTGGCAGATCCAGAATATATTGTTTATACTGACTAA
- the LOC136342744 gene encoding transcriptional repressor protein YY1-like isoform X2 — translation MADRPNVMCEVEIQPDIQECVEIETIPVDMSDAVETIVEYGEPIMTSQGLEGRELILETHEEIIDDSGDPLNIYDVPVPEQGDMYTEATAGPSKKRKSIKNRSIIRRENEFLLSDMHVETKPRKWEQKQVQIKTMEGEFSVTMWASGASDDEGSNPEPDPDYTEYMTGKKLSQEGMPGLDLSDPKQLAEFARPGLKSPRVRRPNQDMSERTIACPHKGCNKMFRDNSAMRKHLHTHGPRVHVCAECGKAFVESSKLKRHQLVHTGEKPFQCTFEGCGKRFSLDFNLRTHVRIHTGDRPYVCPFDGCNKKFAQSTNLKSHILTHAKAKNNVQNRAGNNMQMIQSPFVQVEVADPEYIVYTD, via the exons ATGGCGGATCGTCCCAATGTGATGTGCGAAGTGGAAATTCAACCGGATATTCAAGAATGCGTTGAAATTGAGACTATCCCAGTTGATATGAGCGATGCCGTGGAAACAATTGTGGAGTATGGCGAACCTATTATGACCTCTCAAGGCCTGGAGGGCCGAGAGCTTATTTTAGAAACACATGAAGAAATTATAGACGATTCGGGGGaccctttaaatatttacgatGTGCCAGTACCCGAACAGGGTGATATGTATACTGAAGCTACCGCGGGCCCTTCTAAAAAGCGAAAATCCATCAAGAATCGTAGCATAATTAGACGGGAAAACGAGTTTTTGCTTAGTGATATGCACGTCGAAACAAAACCTAGAAAATGGGAGCAGAAGCAAGTTCAGATCAAAACTATGGAAGGAGAGTTTTCTGTTACCATGTGGGCATCAGGAGCTAGTGATG ATGAAGGTTCCAACCCTGAACCAGATCCGGATTACACTGAATACATGACAGGCAAGAAgctatctcaagaaggaatgcCAGGACTAGATTTATCAGATCCCAAACAATTAGCCGAATTTGCCCGACCAGGATTAAAGAGCCCTAGAGTAAGACGCCCAAATCAGGACATGTCTGAAAGAACTATCg CTTGTCCTCATAAAGGGTGCAACAAAATGTTTAGAGATAATTCGGCAATGAGAAAACATTTACATACACATGGGCCAAGAGTTCATGTTTGTGCAGAATGTGGAAAAGCATTTGTAGAAAGtagcaaattaaaaagacaTCAG cTTGTTCACACAGGAGAAAAACCATTCCAATGTACATTTGAAGGTTGCGGTAAAAGATTTAGTCTTGATTTCAACCTGAG AACCCACGTTAGGATACATACTGGAGACAGGCCATATGTGTGTCCATTTGATGGCTGCAACAAGAAATTCGCTCAATCAACGAATCTAAAAAGTCACATTTTAACACATGCCAAAGCTAA AAACAATGTACAAAACCGAGCTGGAAATAACATGCAAATGATCCAGTCCCCGTTCGTTCAAGTGGAGGTGGCAGATCCAGAATATATTGTTTATACTGACTAA
- the LOC136342598 gene encoding spindle assembly abnormal protein 6 homolog, which translates to MLKTSGKESCLYSGNHLIPIFLQEGYTDDRNLTINILDLEDKLQIKLRDSSDHSFNFTEYIDPGDFELLRHKQSLDINYTEFKTNVVDMLNQFRKKEMFLKCELYDKKCTMVFFTKSKIKSIIYLTLDLRLTDQKEIVAEMYLEIDKLQGLNKRLHNQLLKTQQTVKERELEIQNLQQTTQLVVEKFHKDLENVDHLFTAKCDQFQSSLFYKLSRFKDKIIELHKKVNILKQENHLKASSSDRLIKTLETLRLENIDYSTSMDSLKRENTSLNILRVTLERNVADLKKSLEETQNLHRNFEMKKTELETDLEKLSIIIAQKDSKISELSKDLVQANNMIVRFSNECDARDQQLREYEEDVTVKEKIIMDQKCQIKQILNSFEQYKVDFNFEKFEDTKRNLLMSEKNVDDLKEELRKLNKINAILTQKVSQAGYLIK; encoded by the exons atgttaaaaacatCAGGAAAAGAATCATGTTTATACAGTGGCAATCACTTAATTCCGATATTTCTTCAAGAGGGTTACACAGATGATAGAAATTTGACTATAAATATATTAGATCTTGAGGATAAACTG CAAATCAAACTTCGAGATTCATCTGATCATTCCTTCAACTTTACAGAGTATATTGATCCAGGGGATTTCGAGTTGCTGCGACATAAACAATCCCTAGACATAAATTATACAGAGTTTAAGACAAACGTGGTTGATATGCTGAATCAGTTCCGAAAAAAGGAGAT GTTCTTAAAATGTGAGTTATATGACAAAAAATGCACGATGGTGTTCTTtacaaaatccaaaataaaaagtataatttatCTCACATTAGACCTACGATTAACGGATCAAAAGGAGATTGTTGCTGAGATGTATTtggaaattgataaattacAA GGTCTGAACAAGAGACTTCACAATCAATTACTAAAGACGCAACAAACGGTAAAAGAAAGAGAGCTAGAGATTCAGAATCTCCAGCAGACAACGCAGTTGGTCGTGGAAAAGTTTCATAAA GATCTTGAGAATGTTGACCATTTATTCACAGCAAAATGTGACCAATTCCAAAGCAGCCTCTTTTATAAACTAAGTAGgtttaaagataaaataatagaGCTGCACaagaaagtaaatattttaaagcaagAGAACCACTTGAAGGCTAGTTCTAGTGACCGGTTGATCAAGACTCTAGAAACCTTGAgattagaaaatattgattatagTACCTCAATGGATAGCTTGAAAAGagaaaatacttcattaaacattttaagggTGACCTTAGAACGAAATGTGgcagatttgaaaaaatcgctGGAGGAAACTCAAAATCTTcatcgaaattttgaaatgaagaaG ACTGAGCTAGAAACGGATTTGGAAAAGCTTAGTATCATAATTGCACAGAAAGACAGTAAGATCAGTGAACTCTCAAAGGACCTTGTTCAAGCCAACAATATGATCGTAAGATTTAGCAACGAGTGTGATGCTAGAGATCAGCAG CTCCGCGAATATGAAGAAGATGTCActgttaaggaaaaaattattatggaccaaaagtgtcaaataaagcAGATTTTAAATTCGTTTGAACAGTATAAAGTggattttaatttcgaaaaatttgaagacacAAAGCGAAACCTCCTCATGTCAGAGAAGAATGTAGACGATTTGAAAGAAGAACTTCGCAAGTTAAACAAAA taaATGCCATTCTAACACAAAAAGTGAGCCAAGCTGGctatttaattaagtaa